The proteins below are encoded in one region of Mus caroli chromosome 10, CAROLI_EIJ_v1.1, whole genome shotgun sequence:
- the Fbxo5 gene encoding F-box only protein 5: MSRRTCSDLRRPSSCPCGLGARTTVDGCEEESPVLSVTMKCFNCNPELSELEVVKPEDSGIEGSYSPVCLEPSCKDCVRNHERLSFIESPIVGHDNKENQRVQNTLDSSNETELEASRLYEDSGYSSFTQSDRDDGILILENFRNSPQTRLLPSHSPDQHPNKTLLPVLHFERVVCSTLKKNGKRNSKVDREMLKEVIASGNFRLQNIIGKKMGLEHLDILAELSRRGFIHLLANILTKLSGMDLINLSKVSRIWKKILETNKGAFQLYSKTMQRVIESSKLSLHATTRGYVVGRAALTSVQKSSTWTPPKKDTLKNNESLKACVRCNFPAKYDHYLERAVCKRESCQFEYCTKCLCAYHNNKDCLNGKILKASCKVGPLPGTKKSKKNLQRL; the protein is encoded by the exons ATGAGCCGGCGCACCTGCAGTGATCTGCGCCGGCCGTCCTCCTGTCCCTGCGGTCTTGGCGCGCGGACTACCGTGGACG GTTGTGAAGAAGAAAGCCCTGTTCTTTCTGTTACAATGAAGTGTTTTAATTGCAACCCTGAGCTTTCTGAGCTTGAAGTGGTGAAGCCTGAGGACAGTGGGATAGAAGGTTCCTACAGTCCCGTGTGTTTGGAACCTTCCTGTAAGGACTGTGTTAGAAACCATGAGAGGTTGTCTTTCATCGAGTCACCAATTGTGGGACATGATAACAAGGAAAATCAACGTGTACAAAACACACTAGATAGTTCAAACGAAACAGAACTAGAGGCCAGTAGACTGTATGAGGACAGTGGCTATTCATCATTCACACAAAGTGACCGTGATGATGGCATCCTTATCCTGGAGAATTTCAGAAACAGTCCCCAGACCCGTCTGCTGCCATCACATAGCCCAGACCAGCATCCCAACAAAACCCTGCTGCCTGTCCTGCATTTTGAAAGAGTGGTTTGCTCGACATTAAAAAAGAATGGCAAGCGAAACTCTAAAGTGGATCGAGAAATGCTGAAGGAAGTGATTGCCAGCGGAAACTTTAGACTGCAAAATATAATTGGCAAGAAAATGGGCCTGGAACACCTAGATATCCTGGCTGAGCTCTCCCGGAGGGGATTTATACACCTGTTGGCTAATATTTTGACTAAGCTCAGCGGCATGGACTTAATAAA TCTGTCTAAAGTGAGCAGAATTTGGAAGAAGATCCTGGAAACCAATAAGGGAGCGTTCCAGCTCTACAGCAAAACCATGCAGAGAGTCATT GAGAGCAGTAAGTTGTCACTACATGCTACAACTAGAGGATATGTTGTGGGCAGAGCTGCACTAACTTCTGTTCAAAAGTCATCAACCTGGACACCTCCCAAAAAAGAT ACATTGAAGAACAACGAAAGCCTCAAAGCCTGTGTTCGCTGTAATTTCCCTGCAAAATATGACCACTATTTAGAGCGAGCAGTCTGCAAACGGGAAAGCTGTCAATTTGAATATTGTACAAAGTGTCTGTGTGCTTACCATAACAACAAAGACTGTTTGAATGGCAAGATCCTAAAAGCCAGCTGTAAAGTGGGTCCTTTGCCTGGAActaaaaagagtaaaaagaacTTACAAAGATTGTGA